The candidate division WOR-3 bacterium region GAAAAGGATTATCAAAGACACTATAGATGTCTGCCTGAACGCCGCAGTGTCATCCGGAAAAATAAACGTAATTCTTTTCGACGATCAAATAGAAAAAAACACGGCTCTTCTGGAGAGAATACAGAAAGACCTCGAAATCAATTTTGACAAAATAAACACGGACAAACTGCACCTGGACAACATTGTCCCGTATATGCTCGGGTTGCTTTTCGACGAAAACGTAAGCATACTCGAACAAAATGAATCAAAACTTAAAAGTGCTTACGCCTTGATCGCGGGATTTTGGACGATTTTTCAGGCTTACCTGATAAAACTCGGGTACGGAAAAACGGACAGGGAAAGTTTTCTCCAGTATTTAGAGAGCATTGCGAAAAAAGAAGACAGGGCGGACATTATCGAAAACGACCTTTCAAACTGCGAAATAAGATCGAACAGGCTTATTGAAGAGATAAACCGCTACATACCGAAATCCAAAAAAATGCTCTATTCGATTGATGACAAAATTGAATACACGATAAAGAAAATGAGGTATCAAAAAGAATCCCTGTCGAAACTGACGAACATGGAGATGAGTTTTCTGGAAAAATCGTCAAACGAGATTTTCGAGAGGAAAGACGACGACAAAAAGGAAATGTTCACCGCTGAGTCCGACACAGAGAGAGGTTCCGCGATTTTCCCCATTCAGGCGAAAATTGAAATTATCAAGGAAATCTTCAACATCCTTAAGGTTTTGGGAAGCTCGGAAAAAGAAATCCTTTCGACGACAGATAAAATTTCAATTATGGAATTCAGATTTTACATATACGAAAAAGCTTTGGATCTCGTAAGGGATATAATAACAAACCCTGACACGGATAAATACGAAAAAGAAAAAAAAGAGCCGATAATAGACTTCGGGGAAGTGGCGATTTACATAGATGAAATCGTCGATTTCAACGTCATTATGCTGGACGACAATCTGAGGGAGATAATTGAAGAACTCGGCGGTAAAGCTATAGAAAAAAAGAAACTTGAAAGAGAAAAGATCATCATTGAATCGATTTCAAAAGCCCAGGAATACCTTGAAAAACCCACTGAAAAAAACATCAAGGGCGTAAACGAGATAATGCTTCTGGGAAAAGAAATTCTCGAAAGCTACTTTACCGACATTGAAATAGTGAACTTTTACAGGAACGAATTTATTGCCAAAGACGAAAAGATTGTCAGGTACGCCCTCGGTTACAGAGCGGCTCAAAATATTTACATGTCTTCAATACTATCAAAGGATATCGGTTACACTTTCAACTATCTTCCGACAAACATCTATAATCCGTTCAACATGATAAATGTTCTCGGGAAAATCGAGGAGATAATCAGCAGAACGCTCAAATCATCCGCGGGAAAAATAAAAAAGAATAATATTTGAAATTTACAGACTTCGTTTCAAGAAGAATGTTCTATGTATTCTTGTGCGGAGAAAGCGGCGATAGCTCCATCTCCAACAGCGGTGGCTACCTGCCGTAAGTTCTTTTTTCTGACGTCGCCGGCGGCGAAAAGCCCTGGGATGCCCGTTCTCATTTCGTCATCGGTCAAAAGATAACCTCTTTCGTCGAGAACATTAAAACTCTTGAAAATATCGGTGTTTGGTACTGACCCGACCAAAACGAAAACTCCGTCTATCGGCATCTCTTTAATTTGGGAGGTCTTGACGTTTTTCAAAAGCAGGGATCGGACGTTTTTCTCGCCTAAAATTTCCGAGACAACAGTGTCCCACTCGAAATGAATGTTGTCTTTATCAAAAGCGTTTTTTTGGATTATCTTTTCCGCTCGGAGTTTGTCTCGCCTGTGTATGACGGTGACGCTGGAGCAAATCCTCGAAAGGAAAAGAGCTTCTTTTACAGCCGAGTCTCCGCCGCCTACAACCGCGACGTTTTTTCCGCGATAAAAAGGACCGTCGCATGTGGCGCAGTAGGAAACGCCCCTTCCGGTGAATTCCTTTTCGCCTGGCGCTTCCAGTTTTTTGTCGGTCGTCCCTGTGGCTATTATAACTGATCGGGATTTGATTTCGAATTCTCCGTCGGTAATTATCGCAAACCTGTCGTCTTCTTTTTGTAATTCGGTGGCAATTTCCATTTCGAGCTGGGCTCCGGCGCCGGAAGCTTGTTCACGCATAATCTGCGAAAGGTCAAAACCTGAAATCCCCCCTGAAACACCCGAATAATTTTCGACGATGTCAGTCAGGCTTATTCTGCCGCCGGGGAGAGGCCCCTCGAGAACCAAAGTTTCAACTTCCGCTCTCGCGGCGTATAGAGCCGCGCAGTATCCCGCAGGTCCTCCGCCGATTATCACGAGTTGGTATTCGCTTTTCACGGCGTTAAATAAACCACATTTTTATCATTAAATCAACCCCTGAAAAGATCTTGTCTATTGGCTCTTTGCTCGTCCGTATTTTCAAATTTAACCCAGATGGAATTTTCCGGTGACGATGTGCTGAATTGGTACAAAATACAGTTGACAATTTATCCCCTTGCTGGTATAAAACAGATATGAAAACAACTGTGATTTTCTTGATTTTATTGTTCCCAGCTCTGATTCTGTCCAAAGTAAACATAAACGAAGTTTTTTATAGCATACCTGATTCTCCGGGTTGGAATAATCAAGATCAATGGATAGAGGTGTTCAACTTTTCTAACGAAAAAGTGACGATGAATTCTTGGAAATTGGAGACCTCGACAGGGGATGTTTTCACGTTTTCTATTTCTCTCGATCCGAACCAGAGGGTCGTTTTTGTGGCAGACAGCTCTAAATTTATAGCACACTGGGATTCCTGCCTATCTTCAGCCACTTTGATAGTCGAATACGGAGCATCGATTGATGTGTGCCATAGTGTTGGAAATATTGAAATAAAAGATTCCCAGGGAGGGGAAATATCTTCAGTCTCTTGGGGCGGGACCGGAACTTCTCCCGCTGTTTCCCCCGGTTATTCTTTGGGGCTTTTCCCAGAAAACAATTTCTCTCCATCACCTGAGGATTACACTGTCTGCAAGCCTACCCCTGGCTCGACTAACAGTGAGATTCCGGCTTCAGCCATCAACCCTTCGACGTGGGGCCGAATAAAGGCGATGTTTTCAACCGAACGCAGGTAATTTGAGACTTAGAGCTTTCCTTTTTTTGGTGTTTTTACCGGTTGCCTGTCTTCTGGGTTCAAAATACGCCGGAGAGTTCATGTCTCTGGGCTTTGGGGCCAGAAGTTTCGCCATGGGGCAAATGGAATCTAATTTGACCGGGGAACATTCATTTTACGGAAACCCCGCGGCTATGAATTTTTCCAGAAAATCATACAGCGCTACACATGCCTACGTCTTCTCGAGCAATCTTTCGATAAACGGATTTTCGGTTATATTTCCCGAAGAGAAAAGATCCATGGGTATTGGTCTTGTTCACCTCGGATTATCGGGAATACCATACACAGTTGACGCTTTAAGGGATTATGGTGAAGATGGTTTGCCGGGCACCAACGATCAGGGTGAAAACAACGGAGCACTTGACCCCGGTGAATGGCTGGATTATGACATGGTTTCTTATTTCAGCGACGACGATTACACCATGTACGTCTCTTACGGGCACAAGGCAAATCAAAATCTATCCTTTGGAGCTTCGGCAAAAGTGGTCTACAGAAAAATTGGTGATTATTCGGCATACGGTGCCGGCGTGGATTTTGGCTGTTTCTATAGAACTCAATTTTTCGACTTGTCGGCGGTTTTGAGAAACGCCACCACTACTGTTCTCTCTTGGAGCACGGGTACAAAAGAGTACGCCTACCCGTTTCTAAAGAGCGGGATTTCTGTTAAAGCCCCCCTTTCATGGAGAGACGTGGGACTTGTCTTCGGAATAGAGACAGACATATATTTTGAAAACAGAAAACTCGCCTCGCAATGGAATATTTCTTCACTCAGCATTGACAGCCATTACGGAGCGGAAATTTCAATAAAGGAAAACTTTTTCCTGAGAGCGGGAAGCAACACCGGTCATTTGACAGCCGGTGGCGGATTCATATACAGGTCTTTTTCCGTGGATTACGGTTTTATGAGCCACCAGCAGCTTGGTTCGACTCATAGATTTTCAATCTCCTATTTTCCTGGCTAAGCCAGAGAGTTTTCAAACCACTTGATATAACCTGGAACGAGTTTTCTCGTCAGGCTGTTGTGCCTAGGCAGAATTCTTACTGAAAAACCGTTTTTCCCTGTTTCGGTTGCCGGAATCTTGCCTCTGAAAACGTACTGACCTTTTCCGGTGTTTTGAACGGAAGACAGTGTCAAGTATGATGGATTTTCTATTTCGCCCTTGTAATTCAATTTACCGTGGCATACTTCGACGAGTACGTCGTCGGGGTCCAGTCCGTCCATTTGAACCGTCGCCACTAAATCTATTTGAGTGCCCATCTGAACAGGTGTTGTTGTGTCCGCCTGGACATCGGTGATTTTGACTTTATCCCATTGTTTTAGAATTAGATCAAACCTGCTTGCGAATTCTTTTACTCCTCGGAAATTATTTTCTGACAAATTTTGGAAAGAGTTGTGCGAAGGTATGTAAAACTTCTGCGAATATTCGTATATCATTCTATTCGTGTTGAAAACAGGACAGAGAGATCTCATGGACTCTTTTATCATCTGAATCCATTCTCTCGGCAAACCGTCCCTGGCGATGTTGTAAAATTTTGGCACTACATCGTTTTCGAGAGTATCGTATAGTGAAGCTGTTTCCACTTCGTCTTCCGCATTGTAATCTTGGTAAACTTCGCCCACGCCTATAGCCCAACCGTTTTTTCCGTTGTAAGCTTCGCTCCACCAGCCGTCAAGAACGCTGAAATTCAGGCCGCCGTTGATGCAGGCTTTCATTCCGCTCGTTCCGCTTGCCTCTAAGGGCCTCCTTGGAGTGTTCAGCCATACATCGCATCCCTGAACCATGTAACGTGCGACGTTCATGTCGTAATTCTGTATGAAGACAATATGGTTTCTCAGGTGGGGAAGCCTGGAAACCTGGAATATGTGCTTTATAATTTCCTTTCCGGCGTCGTCCTTGGGATGAGCTTTACCAGCGAAGATAAGCTGAACGGGTCTTTCTCTGTCTGTCAAAATTTCGGTGATTCTTTCAAGATCGCTGAGAATCAGAGATGCCCGTTTGTATGTGGCGAATCTTCTGGCAAATCCAATCGTCAAAGTGTCGGGGTGAAGGACTTCTTCAGCTTCCTCTATGTCTCTGGGTGATGCGCATTGTTCGGCTAATTGTTTTTTCAGCTTTCTCCTTATGAAAGCGACAAGTCGCTCCCTTCTTCTCTCGTGCGTTCTCCATAGCTCATTGTCTGGGATTGTGAGGACCCTTTCCCAGATTTTCTGGTTTTCGGGTTCCTCAAGCATTTTCGGACCCAAGTATCTCAGAAAAAGCTGCTGCATTTCGCCGGAAGTCCAGCTGTTGGGGTTTATCCCGTTTGTGATGTGCGTTATGGGGACTTCATCCGGGTCAAGACCCTGCCATAGACCCGCCCACATGGATCTTGAAACTGAAGCGTGGAGTTTGCTGACGCCGTTGCAGTAATGCGAATTCTTGATCGCGAAAACAGTCATTCCAAAGTGCTCGTTTGAATTTTTGGGGTCAATCCTACCCTGAGAAACGAGTTCTTCCTTTGAAATCCCGATTTCCTGACGAAGATAACCGATGTAATATTCCACCATATCAGGATGGAAAAACTCGTTGCCTGCCGGAACCGGAGTGTGGGTGGTGAAAACGCAAGAAGAGGAGGAAAGAAATTTTGCTTCGTTGTAGGAAAGCCCGTTTTCTTTCATCAACTGCCTGATTCTTTCGAGAATTATAAATGCGCTATGCCCTTCGTTGATGTGAATGACGGTTGGACTAAGACCTATCTTCCTCAGAGCTCTCAAACCTCCTATTCCGAGAAGGATCTCCTGCTTTATTCGCATGTCTTTGTCTCCGCCGTATAACTGTTCGGAGATATACCTGTCGTTTGAATCGTTTTCAGGTATGTTGGTGTTGAGAAGATAAAGCTTTGTCCTGCCGACCATCGTCTCCCAGATTTCCGCGTAAACCTCTTTGTCTGCCATTTTGACTGAAATTTTCATTGGCAAACCGTCTGGCTCCGTCAGGGACTTGACGGGCATATTGCTGAAATCATTTTCGACGTATTTTTCATGTTGCCATCCGTCGCTGGAGAGGTACTGCGTCAGATACCCCTGTCCGTACAAAAGGCCTACTCCGACGAGCGGAATTCCAAGTTCGCTCGAAGATTTGAGATGGTCCCCGGACAGGACTCCCAGACCTCCGGAATAAAGAGGCAGACAGTCGTTGATTCCGAATTCCATGGAGAAGTATGCCACGACGGTGTTCGAGATTTCAGAGTGTTCTCTTTCGAACCACTTCGGGTTGTTTATATAAACGTCAAGGTCTTCTTTGACTCTCTTCATGTGGGCGATGAAACTTTCGTCTTTTACAAGAGCGTACCAGTTTTCCTGAGGCACTATTCCAAGCATTGCCACCGGGTTGTGATTTGTCGTCTCCCAAAATTCAGGAGAGATCCTGTGGAAAAGTTTTACCGCTTCTTCATTCCAGCCCCACCACAAATTGAAAGCTATTGTTTTAAGATCTGAGAGTTCTTCGGGTAATGAGGGCATTACTTTGAAAGTTCTCACGGGTTTCATTTCATCTCCCTTGCTTGTAATTTGTGTAAGTTACTGCGGCGGTTTTGAAAAAATCCGTAAAAATCTTTTTGTTGGAGCATATAACGCTCCCTTTTTCGTGAGGATTGTCCCCGCCGAAAAAATCTTCAACTGTTCCTCCGGCCTCTTTAACAATAAGCTCTCCAGCGGCTATATCCCAGGGGGAGAGATTGTCTTCCCAAAAGCCGTCAAAACGGCCGCATGCGACAAAACAAAGATCTAAAGCCGCGCTGCCGCAGCGTCTTATCCCTGATGCTTTTTCAAAGACGGATCGGAAGCTTGCGAGATATCTGTCAATTCTTTCGTGGGCTCTAAAAGGAAAACCTGTCGCGAATAAACCGCCTTCCAAGGATTCTATTTGCGATACAGATATTTTTTTATCGTTGAGATAAGCTCCTTCTCCCTCAGAAGCCCAAAAATATTCTTTTAACAAGGGAAAATAGATTGCGCCGAAAATTATTTTTCCATTTTCCTCCAGGGCTGTTGAGATTGAGAAAATCGGGAAGGAATGAATATAGTTTGTTGTGCCGTCAAGGGGATCTACAATCCACCTGAAAGGCGAAGATGAAAACTGAAAACCGTCTTCTTCTCCCAAAAACGAAGAACCAGGTACGATGGTTTGCAGTTTCTGTTTTAAAAACCTCTCGGTCTCTATATCCTTTTCGGTGACATAGTCGAACTTGGATTTCTCGGTTATCACATTGACCGAGTTCATGCTTGTCAGAAGATGATCACCCGCCTTTACAAGGGTGGACCTCAAATCTTCCCTGCTGAAGTTCAATTAGACAGCCTGGTGAAAATATCTTTGTAGGTTAGAGAAATCTTTTCTATTAAATCTTCTGGTATAGCGGGGGAAGGGGGAGTTCTGTTCCAGTTCTGCGCGTCAAGCCAATCCCTGAGCAATTGTTTGTCCAAAGAAGGAGGATTCACCCCAGGAAGAACAGATTCAGCAGCCCAGAATCTCGATGAGTCCGGAGTTAGAACTTCATCGACAAGATAAATCGAACCTGATTTGTCGCAGGCAAACTCGAATTTTGTGTCTGCTATTATAATCCCCTTATCCGCCGCCGAATCCGAAGCGCTTTTATAAAGCTTTATTGCGACCTCTTTTAGTTGAGCGGAAGTGTATTCTCCCAGGCTTTCTGATAATTCGTCCCATGATACCGGTTTGTCATGACCTTCTTTGGCTTTTGTAGTCGGGGTGAAGACGGGAATCGGAAATTTTGACGCTAAAAGCAATCCTATAGGCGGAACTACATCGACGATTTTTCCTTTGCTCTTGTACATCTGCCAAGCAGAACCGCATAAATATCCTCTGACTATGAATTCAAAGGGCAAAACTTCAAGTTTCTTGACGAGTACCGACCTGTGTCTGCATATTTCTTTTTCTTCCGGAAGGATAAAATCCATACTATCTACATCGCTTTCGATTACGTCGTTTGGAATCAGGTCAACGAACTTGTTTTTCCAGAAAAGACTCAGTGAGTTGAGGGTTTCCCCTTTGCCTGGAATCCCTTCGTTCATGACAGAATCATAAGCGCTTATTCTGTCTGTGGTCACTATAAGGAGTTTATCCTTTCCGAGCTCATAGATATCGCGAACTTTGCCTCTTGTTAAAAGACTGACAGATTTAAGATTGGTTTCTGTTATAACCGCCATAGATCCTCCACTTCATAGAAATATTTCAGGTGTTTTTTTCGAAAACTGATTAAATAAGTATATCTCAAGGTTTTTGACCAAAGCAATAACTGTTTTTTTTTCGATTTGGTCTTTTAGATAATTTCTTTGAGGCCGGGACATTGTTTTTTTCAGCAATGCCGTGTCTATGTCTAAAACATCGGGAGCCTTTTTTGAACAAGCAAAACAAACCGGCCCTCCCTCGGAAGGAGAAATTCCTCTAATATTATTAGAATTGCAAAATTTGCACTTTTCAAGGTCGAATCCTAACCCAAAATGCCTTATCAGGGAATAATAGTAAGGAGGAAGAAGCAGAAGTGAACTGATTTCATTTTCGGATTCGCAAATCGCCCTGAAAACCCTGTCCGTGAGTTTGAAAAGGTGCTCATCAGAAGATCCAGGTTGTACTATTTTCACCAAAGGCGAAAGGACATGCCAGCTTGTTTTTAGTTTGCAGAAATCCCTATGAATATCCCTGTAAGGATCTATCTCTGATGCTTCTCTTATGTAAAAATTGTTTCCAGTGGTCCTGTAAAAAGACACATGGAATTTGGCGGGAATGTTCCCGAATGGCCATGAAGCCGTTTTTTTTAAGTTTCGCCTTAAATGCGCCCAGACAAGACCTTGTTTTTGAGTCAGTAGGCACAGTGAATTTCTGTTTTCGCCCGACCTGACAGATCTCATTAAAATCGAAGGGGTTACGCTGAATCTGTTCTGAATCATTTCAATATATCAAATCACTTAACTTTTCGCTGACTATCTCGTCCGTTTCATCCAAACAGATGGAAACCAGCGGAACATCTGATCTCGTGGAAGATCCGTGAAATTCGACTTTGATTACTCTGCCGGTTCGTATGCTGTATTGTCCGGAAGCGATAATGACTTTTTGTAGGGGCTGAGGGATTCCGGAATGCCTTTGTTTTAAATCCGAGGCTTTTGCCGGGATAAAAATAAACTCGTCTTCCGTCCTTTCAAGTTTTGAAAGGTATAGTGTTTTGCCTTTTGAAGTTTTGAAAAAAGAAATAAAATTTTCAGGAAATTTGTTGACTCCTTTGAAGAAAACTGAAGCGACCGTCAAATCAGTTGTCTTTTTATTCATCGCTTTTTTCAGTTCATCCTCATAATACGGACAGATAAAAATCTTGAGACCGTGATTCGCGGCTTCAACTATTGAATCGAGGGTGAGGGGCTCGTCGAAAATACCCGCGATTTCAGAGACGCATTTTTGCTGGTAAAAGGATTTTCTCTCTTCGATATTTGAGGGGATCATGTCTATTCTGCCTTGCCTGGGCTTTCCCAATAAATTTGAGGGCTTGATAAAATAACCCGTGGTTTGTATAGACAAGGAAGCGCAGAAACCAGTGCTTGAAATCCCTACGATCTTTCCAGGCAGTGGAACGGTTATGTGCTTTTCACAGTCAAATCTCCTTATTGTCACATTGCCTTTAGTAAAATCTATGTCTTCTACGATTCCTTCGATGGGTGAAACAGCCCTTAAACGCGTGAAATTGTCTTCGAGAAATCTCTCGGCTAATATGGTTCCTTTGGAGACATTCGAGCCCTTCGATATTTTAAGGTGCTTGAAAAGCTTTTTGGGTTTTATTTCGAGTGGATCGCTCAGGTTCACGCAAAGATCTTTTTTGTTTGATTTTACGAATAGGGCGTTTCCGTTGGGAACCATTATGAATTTTAAAACACCTTGAAAAGGGGCGAGTGTCTGTGCGTCGCTGGGAAGAAGTTTTCTGTTGAAGATTTTCTTGTAGAGCGGGAATTTTTCGCCGCAGGATACGAGCAAGCTTTTTTCTATGGTTTTTAAATCAGCACCAGCGAGCAGTGAATTCAGGTTTACGAATACTTCCTCCTCAGTCGGTGAGTAAGCGAGAGCAACTTCTTTGAAAGAAGTGAAATCTCCCACTTTGAAGTGAGTTTTAGCGGGGAAAGGGGAAATGAGATTATAAAAAAGAGAACCAAACCTGATAATTTCATTCATATCAGGGTCCTTAAACCGAGATTTTTTTTCCAAGACAAAAGAGAAGGAAACCAGTTTTCTCCGTAAAGAAAAGGTGAAACAGGTCTGCCCCTTGAATCCACGAGGATTCCGTTTTCGGAAATCTTAACGAGTTTTCTGACGGGTGCTCCCTGACCTGACCCCGCGTCGACATTCGCCGATGGGACGATTGTGATTTCCGCTTCGGAAAAACCTGGATCAATGAATTTTAAATCCCCTGATTTTATTGAAACGCTGACATCTTTGCCGCCGGATGAAAACACTATTTCGGCAAGATCGGATCCCGAATCACTGTAAGAAAAACCGAGCGATACAACTGGGCAGTATGAACTGAAAACAGGTTTTATATCGAAATTTTCTGAAAAAAGTTTAACCAACCCGTAGTTTGTCAGATATCCGTCGTCTATTTGGATCTGTGAAAAACCTGTGGGAAGAAGACAGTTGAGAATCGTCTCAAAGACCTTTTCAGGCTGGGAGAAAGAAAATATAAACGAAGTGGCGTATATTGTGTCAAATTTTTTAAAATGCTCCTTGGAGTCGAGATAATTTAGTTCTTTGATAATCTCCGAGGAAATTGAATGCAGAAGTTCGGTTTCGTAAACCCCCGGAGAAAGAGAAGGAAAATGGGATCTTTTTCTGGCGATGTTTTCGGATATTTCATGGTCTATTTTTTTCTGTAGCCACAAGGCGGTTTTTTCCGTAAATAAGTTCCTGAAAGACGTCAAAGCTTTTTTACCGACCCCCAGGGGAATTGAGTACCTTTTCAAAAGAGCCGGGCTGGAGAGGTTTTCTCTGTAGGCAGTTATCAACTCGGTGTAAGAACTTCCGCAGCTTACAACCGACAGTTTATTTTCAAAAGACAGGTTTTCTGCCGCTTTTAAAAGGCATAAAGACGAAGGGACAATCGGCTCTGATAGTTTCTTTAAAAAAGCTTTCCATCCCTGGTACTTTTCTCCCAGTATCCTGTTGCTCATATCCTTTATCTCGTCTACAGCGGGATATATGTCGAGCGTGCTGTCATCGGGCATTATGTTCGGGACAATTTCTAAAATACAATCCGAACCGAGCATTCTCTCGACTGTTCTCTGAGCTTTGCTGTTTCCGGCGAAAACGACATAGACTTTTCCTTTTGGGCTCATAAGACGGACGGCGTGAGATACCGCTCTGGCAGTTTCTATAACAGGAGTTATGCTCTCGGATTCGGTCTGACCCGCCAAAAGTATTATGTCTGGGTCGAGTTCGACTATTTTTTTCACCCTCTCTGAGAAATTCAGACCATCGTCGTTTGAAACTGTTCCGACTACGTTGCTTCCAGAGTGTGACAGCGCGAGAGAAGCGGCTTTTCCGCTTAGAGAGAGTACAGTTGAAGCCGCAAGAGCCTTCATCCCTCCTCCTATGGAAGAGCAGGCGAGAGTTGTTAAAAGAAATTCTCCTGATTGGTTTATCAGGTTCAATCCGGATTTTCTTTCAAGGCAATCGCATGCAGTCTTAACTGTGATCTCGACTTCATCTTCAAAGACCGTGGGCACAATTACTTTTGATATAGGGCCTTCTTCGGAAAAAAGTACTGCTCTCGTGAATGTCGTCCCTATGTCAAA contains the following coding sequences:
- a CDS encoding glutamate mutase L, which translates into the protein MILTFDIGTTFTRAVLFSEEGPISKVIVPTVFEDEVEITVKTACDCLERKSGLNLINQSGEFLLTTLACSSIGGGMKALAASTVLSLSGKAASLALSHSGSNVVGTVSNDDGLNFSERVKKIVELDPDIILLAGQTESESITPVIETARAVSHAVRLMSPKGKVYVVFAGNSKAQRTVERMLGSDCILEIVPNIMPDDSTLDIYPAVDEIKDMSNRILGEKYQGWKAFLKKLSEPIVPSSLCLLKAAENLSFENKLSVVSCGSSYTELITAYRENLSSPALLKRYSIPLGVGKKALTSFRNLFTEKTALWLQKKIDHEISENIARKRSHFPSLSPGVYETELLHSISSEIIKELNYLDSKEHFKKFDTIYATSFIFSFSQPEKVFETILNCLLPTGFSQIQIDDGYLTNYGLVKLFSENFDIKPVFSSYCPVVSLGFSYSDSGSDLAEIVFSSGGKDVSVSIKSGDLKFIDPGFSEAEITIVPSANVDAGSGQGAPVRKLVKISENGILVDSRGRPVSPFLYGENWFPSLLSWKKNLGLRTLI
- a CDS encoding DNA repair protein RecO C-terminal domain-containing protein, which produces MIQNRFSVTPSILMRSVRSGENRNSLCLLTQKQGLVWAHLRRNLKKTASWPFGNIPAKFHVSFYRTTGNNFYIREASEIDPYRDIHRDFCKLKTSWHVLSPLVKIVQPGSSDEHLFKLTDRVFRAICESENEISSLLLLPPYYYSLIRHFGLGFDLEKCKFCNSNNIRGISPSEGGPVCFACSKKAPDVLDIDTALLKKTMSRPQRNYLKDQIEKKTVIALVKNLEIYLFNQFSKKTPEIFL
- a CDS encoding inositol monophosphatase, yielding MNFSREDLRSTLVKAGDHLLTSMNSVNVITEKSKFDYVTEKDIETERFLKQKLQTIVPGSSFLGEEDGFQFSSSPFRWIVDPLDGTTNYIHSFPIFSISTALEENGKIIFGAIYFPLLKEYFWASEGEGAYLNDKKISVSQIESLEGGLFATGFPFRAHERIDRYLASFRSVFEKASGIRRCGSAALDLCFVACGRFDGFWEDNLSPWDIAAGELIVKEAGGTVEDFFGGDNPHEKGSVICSNKKIFTDFFKTAAVTYTNYKQGR
- the trxB gene encoding thioredoxin-disulfide reductase, whose amino-acid sequence is MKSEYQLVIIGGGPAGYCAALYAARAEVETLVLEGPLPGGRISLTDIVENYSGVSGGISGFDLSQIMREQASGAGAQLEMEIATELQKEDDRFAIITDGEFEIKSRSVIIATGTTDKKLEAPGEKEFTGRGVSYCATCDGPFYRGKNVAVVGGGDSAVKEALFLSRICSSVTVIHRRDKLRAEKIIQKNAFDKDNIHFEWDTVVSEILGEKNVRSLLLKNVKTSQIKEMPIDGVFVLVGSVPNTDIFKSFNVLDERGYLLTDDEMRTGIPGLFAAGDVRKKNLRQVATAVGDGAIAAFSAQEYIEHSS
- the glgP gene encoding alpha-glucan family phosphorylase; translated protein: MKPVRTFKVMPSLPEELSDLKTIAFNLWWGWNEEAVKLFHRISPEFWETTNHNPVAMLGIVPQENWYALVKDESFIAHMKRVKEDLDVYINNPKWFEREHSEISNTVVAYFSMEFGINDCLPLYSGGLGVLSGDHLKSSSELGIPLVGVGLLYGQGYLTQYLSSDGWQHEKYVENDFSNMPVKSLTEPDGLPMKISVKMADKEVYAEIWETMVGRTKLYLLNTNIPENDSNDRYISEQLYGGDKDMRIKQEILLGIGGLRALRKIGLSPTVIHINEGHSAFIILERIRQLMKENGLSYNEAKFLSSSSCVFTTHTPVPAGNEFFHPDMVEYYIGYLRQEIGISKEELVSQGRIDPKNSNEHFGMTVFAIKNSHYCNGVSKLHASVSRSMWAGLWQGLDPDEVPITHITNGINPNSWTSGEMQQLFLRYLGPKMLEEPENQKIWERVLTIPDNELWRTHERRRERLVAFIRRKLKKQLAEQCASPRDIEEAEEVLHPDTLTIGFARRFATYKRASLILSDLERITEILTDRERPVQLIFAGKAHPKDDAGKEIIKHIFQVSRLPHLRNHIVFIQNYDMNVARYMVQGCDVWLNTPRRPLEASGTSGMKACINGGLNFSVLDGWWSEAYNGKNGWAIGVGEVYQDYNAEDEVETASLYDTLENDVVPKFYNIARDGLPREWIQMIKESMRSLCPVFNTNRMIYEYSQKFYIPSHNSFQNLSENNFRGVKEFASRFDLILKQWDKVKITDVQADTTTPVQMGTQIDLVATVQMDGLDPDDVLVEVCHGKLNYKGEIENPSYLTLSSVQNTGKGQYVFRGKIPATETGKNGFSVRILPRHNSLTRKLVPGYIKWFENSLA
- a CDS encoding lamin tail domain-containing protein, yielding MKTTVIFLILLFPALILSKVNINEVFYSIPDSPGWNNQDQWIEVFNFSNEKVTMNSWKLETSTGDVFTFSISLDPNQRVVFVADSSKFIAHWDSCLSSATLIVEYGASIDVCHSVGNIEIKDSQGGEISSVSWGGTGTSPAVSPGYSLGLFPENNFSPSPEDYTVCKPTPGSTNSEIPASAINPSTWGRIKAMFSTERR
- a CDS encoding phosphoribosylaminoimidazolesuccinocarboxamide synthase: MAVITETNLKSVSLLTRGKVRDIYELGKDKLLIVTTDRISAYDSVMNEGIPGKGETLNSLSLFWKNKFVDLIPNDVIESDVDSMDFILPEEKEICRHRSVLVKKLEVLPFEFIVRGYLCGSAWQMYKSKGKIVDVVPPIGLLLASKFPIPVFTPTTKAKEGHDKPVSWDELSESLGEYTSAQLKEVAIKLYKSASDSAADKGIIIADTKFEFACDKSGSIYLVDEVLTPDSSRFWAAESVLPGVNPPSLDKQLLRDWLDAQNWNRTPPSPAIPEDLIEKISLTYKDIFTRLSN